A single region of the Pseudorhodoplanes sp. genome encodes:
- a CDS encoding VOC family protein, with protein MTAYPRLTAITLGVHDFAASVRFYEALGFIRKMRATGDEIAFFDAGGVVLALFRWKDLAADAKLAAEPAPVAFRGMTLAWNRASRAEVDQGLANALKAGGTLLKPAQTTDYGGYGGYFADLDGHAWEIVHVPGFSLTEDGRLVLPE; from the coding sequence ATGACAGCCTATCCCCGCCTCACCGCCATCACTCTCGGCGTGCACGATTTCGCGGCTAGCGTCCGCTTCTACGAAGCGCTCGGATTTATCCGCAAGATGCGGGCGACCGGCGACGAGATTGCATTCTTCGATGCGGGCGGCGTCGTGCTGGCGCTGTTTCGCTGGAAGGACCTCGCAGCAGACGCAAAGCTGGCCGCCGAGCCGGCGCCTGTAGCGTTTCGCGGGATGACGCTGGCCTGGAATCGGGCCAGCCGGGCCGAGGTGGATCAAGGCCTGGCAAATGCGTTGAAGGCGGGCGGAACCTTGTTGAAGCCGGCGCAGACGACAGACTACGGCGGCTATGGCGGCTATTTCGCTGATCTTGACGGCCATGCCTGGGAAATCGTGCATGTCCCGGGATTTTCATTGACTGAAGACGGCCGGCTGGTTCTGCCCGAATGA
- a CDS encoding ribonuclease HII — MTRKPAGSAPRLPLKEDILRPSFRRERAAMKRGIWPIAGCDEAGRGPLAGPVVAAAVILDPQRIPRGLNDSKKLTHAEREKLYAKICATAEVAVAFGSTERIDRQNILQASLWALARAVAALPVKPQLVFVDGRDRIDVPCECQAVISGDALVLSIAAASIVAKVTRDRLMMRVGAEHPGYGFERHMGYSVPEHFAALDKLGPTIHHRRSFAPVALAHARLSGDTVDMSGLTDPESLLPL; from the coding sequence ATGACTCGCAAGCCTGCCGGTTCTGCACCCCGCCTGCCGCTGAAAGAGGACATTCTCCGGCCCAGCTTCCGGCGGGAACGCGCGGCAATGAAGCGCGGCATATGGCCAATCGCGGGCTGCGACGAGGCCGGGCGCGGGCCGCTGGCCGGTCCGGTTGTCGCCGCCGCAGTCATCCTCGATCCGCAGCGCATTCCGCGCGGGCTCAATGATTCCAAGAAGCTCACGCATGCGGAGCGCGAGAAGCTTTACGCGAAAATCTGCGCCACCGCAGAAGTCGCCGTCGCCTTCGGTTCCACCGAACGCATCGATCGCCAGAATATTCTGCAGGCGTCGCTCTGGGCGCTGGCGCGGGCTGTGGCGGCGCTGCCAGTGAAGCCGCAACTCGTTTTTGTCGACGGCCGCGACCGCATCGACGTTCCCTGCGAATGCCAGGCGGTGATTTCCGGCGACGCGTTGGTGCTCTCGATCGCCGCCGCCTCGATCGTCGCCAAGGTCACGCGCGACAGGCTGATGATGCGCGTCGGCGCCGAGCATCCAGGCTACGGTTTCGAGCGGCATATGGGTTATTCGGTGCCGGAACATTTCGCCGCGCTAGACAAACTCGGCCCAACCATCCATCACCGGCGCTCCTTTGCTCCGGTCGCGCTGGCGCATGCGAGACTGTCCGGCGATACCGTGGACATGTCCGGGCTGACCGATCCGGAAAGCTTGTTGCCTCTCTAG
- the cydB gene encoding cytochrome d ubiquinol oxidase subunit II — MEWYLPVIWAALIGISVAMYVILDGFDLGIGILFPFARNEAQRDQMMRSVAPFWDGNETWLVLGGGGLLVAFPLAYSIIMPALYLPVIIMLLALVFRGVAFEFRLVSHSKTWWNYAFTIGSILAAFSQGVILGGLIQGIRVENGQYAGGPLEWLTPFALLCGVALVAGYALLGATWLIMKAEGDVAERSRGQAKFLVIVVLAFMAVVSLYTPLAFDRIAQRWFSLPNFYFLWPVPTVTALVAAGLWIAINQRREVLPFVAVIGLFLLGYLGLVISSYPYLVPPSLTVWDTAAAPASQIFMLIGTIFLLPIILGYIIFIYWLFRGKVREGEAYH, encoded by the coding sequence ATGGAATGGTATTTGCCAGTCATATGGGCGGCGCTGATCGGTATCTCGGTTGCTATGTATGTCATTCTTGACGGATTCGATCTTGGCATCGGCATCCTGTTCCCGTTCGCTCGCAACGAGGCGCAGCGCGACCAGATGATGCGCTCCGTCGCGCCCTTCTGGGATGGAAACGAGACATGGCTGGTGCTTGGTGGCGGCGGTCTGCTCGTCGCGTTTCCGCTGGCATATTCGATCATCATGCCGGCACTTTATTTGCCGGTCATCATCATGCTGCTGGCGCTGGTTTTCCGCGGCGTCGCCTTCGAATTCCGTCTGGTCTCCCACAGCAAGACTTGGTGGAACTATGCATTCACCATCGGTTCGATCCTGGCAGCCTTTTCGCAGGGCGTCATTCTTGGCGGATTGATTCAGGGCATTCGGGTCGAGAATGGGCAATATGCCGGCGGTCCGCTGGAATGGCTGACACCCTTTGCACTCCTCTGCGGCGTTGCGCTGGTTGCCGGTTACGCCCTGCTCGGGGCGACCTGGCTCATCATGAAGGCGGAAGGCGATGTCGCCGAGCGGTCGCGCGGACAGGCGAAGTTTCTTGTTATTGTAGTCTTGGCCTTCATGGCTGTCGTCAGCCTGTATACCCCGCTGGCTTTCGATCGCATTGCGCAACGGTGGTTCAGCTTGCCTAATTTCTATTTCTTGTGGCCTGTACCGACAGTCACCGCTTTGGTAGCGGCGGGCCTTTGGATCGCCATCAATCAGCGGCGCGAAGTGCTGCCGTTCGTAGCAGTGATTGGGTTGTTCCTGCTCGGTTATCTGGGGCTGGTGATTTCCAGTTATCCATATCTCGTGCCGCCCTCGCTGACCGTTTGGGATACAGCGGCCGCTCCTGCAAGCCAGATTTTTATGCTGATCGGCACAATCTTCCTGCTGCCGATTATTCTAGGCTACATCATTTTCATCTACTGGCTGTTCCGCGGCAAGGTCCGCGAAGGTGAAGCCTATCACTGA
- a CDS encoding glycosyltransferase family 39 protein — MHFVSLPIEILRTKPRLVFWLAVLTQATLWILVPSLFYATPPGELAELLSTARHFERLLPIVPPLAYWLAEIALRLAGFFGVYVLSQICIVVALWAVFTLGRATLGERHAALGTLLMTGIYFITVPTPEFSPAILAMPLWALALLHFWRAVAEGRELYWLALAVDLVLLLLTTYLATFLIGLLVLFGLLNPHSRSKLATTGATCAALVVLFMLIPHAIWLKAGGNLILPALPNLRSAELFEKNVYALMRMLALLLIGHAGLSVIAIVAASAFRKSRSEAALIIRTPPAELASPFIYYFALVPPLLLVIVAVIAGHSGPVSFGPVVLLSGLAIVLAAGDIVAIFRQRTTVFTWFAFLLAPPAIAVMTAMLLPWAAVADPRVAMPSKEMGRFFTENFERRTGQKLAFVTGDPALAALIAVGSPSRPFVFDAGDAGHLRLMTQDQLFDKGAIVIWRATDSAGTPPNDIRARFPGLVPEVPRVFERRIEGRLPQLRLGWAMIRPKAQTLPQAQIPSVAQ, encoded by the coding sequence ATGCATTTCGTCTCCCTGCCTATCGAAATCCTGCGGACCAAACCCAGACTCGTGTTCTGGCTGGCGGTGCTGACACAGGCCACGTTGTGGATTCTGGTCCCCTCGCTGTTCTATGCGACGCCGCCTGGCGAGCTTGCCGAGCTGTTATCGACGGCGCGCCATTTTGAGCGCCTGCTGCCGATTGTTCCGCCGCTTGCCTACTGGCTCGCCGAAATAGCTTTGCGCCTGGCCGGGTTTTTCGGCGTCTATGTCCTCTCGCAAATCTGCATCGTCGTTGCACTATGGGCCGTCTTCACGCTCGGGAGAGCCACGCTCGGCGAAAGGCATGCCGCACTTGGCACGCTGCTAATGACCGGCATCTATTTCATCACGGTGCCGACACCGGAATTTTCACCTGCAATCCTCGCAATGCCGCTCTGGGCGCTTGCGCTTCTGCATTTCTGGCGTGCCGTGGCCGAAGGCCGAGAGCTCTATTGGCTGGCACTCGCTGTCGACCTGGTCCTGCTGCTGCTCACGACCTACCTCGCGACGTTTCTCATCGGACTTCTCGTGCTGTTCGGGTTGTTGAATCCGCATAGCCGGTCGAAACTCGCGACGACCGGCGCGACGTGCGCGGCGCTTGTTGTGCTCTTCATGCTGATCCCGCACGCTATCTGGCTGAAAGCCGGTGGCAACCTGATCTTGCCGGCTCTGCCGAACCTGCGCAGCGCCGAACTGTTCGAGAAAAACGTTTATGCCTTGATGCGCATGCTTGCGCTCCTGTTGATCGGCCATGCCGGCCTCTCCGTCATTGCCATCGTCGCAGCCAGCGCCTTTCGCAAGTCGCGCTCCGAAGCGGCGCTCATCATCAGAACACCGCCGGCGGAACTCGCCTCGCCCTTCATCTATTACTTCGCGCTTGTCCCCCCGCTGCTTCTAGTCATCGTGGCGGTGATCGCGGGCCATAGCGGTCCCGTCAGTTTCGGTCCGGTCGTGCTTCTTTCCGGACTCGCGATTGTGCTTGCGGCCGGAGACATTGTCGCGATCTTCCGGCAGCGCACGACCGTCTTCACCTGGTTCGCGTTTCTCTTGGCCCCGCCTGCGATCGCCGTGATGACGGCAATGCTGCTGCCCTGGGCGGCGGTCGCCGACCCGCGCGTCGCAATGCCGTCGAAGGAGATGGGACGTTTCTTCACCGAAAATTTTGAGCGTCGCACCGGCCAGAAGCTCGCATTCGTCACCGGCGATCCTGCGCTCGCGGCCCTGATTGCGGTGGGCTCGCCAAGCCGACCCTTTGTGTTCGACGCCGGCGACGCAGGCCACCTGCGATTGATGACGCAAGACCAATTGTTCGACAAAGGCGCGATCGTGATATGGCGCGCAACCGACAGCGCAGGAACGCCGCCAAACGATATCCGCGCGCGCTTTCCTGGTCTTGTCCCGGAAGTGCCGCGCGTGTTCGAACGGCGCATCGAGGGACGCCTGCCGCAATTACGGCTCGGCTGGGCGATGATCCGCCCGAAGGCGCAGACGCTGCCGCAGGCGCAAATTCCCTCAGTGGCTCAGTGA